In Primulina eburnea isolate SZY01 chromosome 3, ASM2296580v1, whole genome shotgun sequence, one DNA window encodes the following:
- the LOC140827158 gene encoding uncharacterized protein, producing MIASREPGTLPSNTETNPKEQVKAIALRSGRVLEQEEEEKEDQAKEAVSTHTDILANKRKLEDNMTVKLTENCSALVQNQIPPKLKVPGSFSIPCMIGDVVLSKALCDLGASINLMPLSVFKKLGLDGPKLTQMSLQLADGSVKHPRGVKEDVLVKVGKYTFPTDFVVLDMEKDMEIPLILGRPFFATGKAVIEVQEGKLRLRVRKEEITFNVFSALKHTLHTNDCFTVDSSDSLVCQFVQDAMKDPLEATLSTELKEDELDEEKSARVAL from the exons atgatagcaagtagagagccagGCACCTTGCCAAGCAACACTGAGACTAacccaaaagagcaagtgaaagccATAGCATTGCGGAGTGGAAGAGTGCTTGAACAAgaggaagaagaaaaagaagatcaAGCAAAAGAAGCGGTTAGCACGCACACAG ACATCTTAgctaataagaggaagttggaggataACATGACGGTAAAATTGACTGAGAATTGCTCTGCATTGGTACAAAACCAGATCCCACCAAAGCTAAAGGTTCCTGGGAGTTTTTCtatcccttgcatgattggtgatgtagtTCTttctaaagctttatgtgatcttggAGCGAGCATTAATCTTATGCCTTTATCTGTATTCAAGAAACTAGGATTGGACGGGCCTAAACTGACACAgatgtccttgcaactagcTGACGGATCCGTCAAACATCCACGAGGAGTCAAAGAAGATGTGTTGGTGAAAGTGGGAAAGTATACATTTCCTACAGATTTTGTGGTGCTTGACATGGAAAAGGATATGGAGATCCCCTTGATTTTAGGGAGACCATTCTTTGCAACTGGCAAGGCCGTGATTGAagtgcaagaagggaagttgagattgagagtgagAAAGGAAGAAATCACTTTTAATGTTTTTAGCgctcttaagcacacactgcacacTAATGATTGTTTTACGGTTGATTCATCGGATTCACTTGTGTGTCAATTTGTGCAGGATGCTATGAAGGACCCATTGGAAGCCACGCTCAGCACTGAATTGAAGGAAGATGAACTTGATgaagaaaaatctgcaagagTGGCACTGTAA